DNA sequence from the Bufo bufo chromosome 3, aBufBuf1.1, whole genome shotgun sequence genome:
CAATacaacagcgccctccacagacagCTAATGTGTAGACAAATATTGTGTGAATCTCCGCTTTTGTCATAATTTCCTTGTTTGGCTGTATCGCGGCTAGGGCTTTGATTTGCcattacagagctccaaatcttcTGCATTGCCATATGATGAAATTCCAGCAGCcacaactagagggagctcaggagtgaCATTTGTGAGGTCAGTATGCAAGATGctgctgagctccccctagtggtggctgcaggctacCTGAATTGTACTATTCATCTATATGTCTGCAGAGGATTTGTTATTAGAAACACCACGGATGAGTGCGCACCTGAACATTATACTGTCCAAATGAATCTAAAGGAATCAGGaaacaggccgaggtcagggcaggcagagtacatgcaaatCTGTCAAAttagtctgaggtcagggcaggcagcaaagggtcaatatgGTAAACAGGCTAAGGTCAGGAAGTGGAGGGTCAGAATCGGTAAACTGGCAGAGGTCAGTACACAAGCAGACAAGCAGAACAGCACACCTTAACTTGGTACTAGAACGTTAGAAAACCTAAAGCTCAGACTCCCCTAGGGGAAGAGAATAGAGAAGGACAGCGCCCCCTGTGTGTGAACAGTTTTTCGGAGAGTGCCCCTAATTGTCAGGGATCGTAACTCACCAGATCAGGTTGTGCACGCCAGGCACAACGCTGGGAAGCCTATGTAGAATAGCTTGTGTGGTAACGAAGCAGCTCCCTTCTGCCGCGGGCATCCAGAATAGGTCCCGATGATCAGAGATAAGTTTAGGGAAAAAATGGCAGTACGACCGGGGCGCTAAGATGTAACCACACTTTATTATAGTATAAAAGATCACAGCCTGAAGAAGCCGGCGTCGGTGAAACGCGTAGCTAAGACCCGATGACTTTGTTTATGTCTAGTTTTATACTAAAATAAAATGTGGTTAAATCTTAGCGCCCCGGTAGTACTGCCATTTTCTTCCCTAAACTTATCTCCACTAGGCGAAGGTGCCTTAAATAACCTGAAGTGTCCAGCCATTGCCGGTGGTAAACTAGAATCTGCACTGACCCTTTCAAATCCAGAGAGGAGAGTGACAGGGAAGGGCCTCCAGCATAACAGACACCTACCTTTCATATTTTCTGGAGGAGCTGGATCATTTGGGTCATCAAACGTGTCCACAGAGCTTGTGGCAGATTTTTCAGTGGATTCCACTGCAGCATCAGTTCCGTCCTCCTCAGCTTTTACTCCATCCTCCACTTTAATTCCATCTTCCTCAGCTTTAACCTCATCCTCCCCTGCTTTATCTCCGTCCTCCTCTGCTTTAACCTCGTCCTCCCCTGCTTTATCTCCGTCCTCCTCTGCTTTAACCTCGTCCTCCCCTGCTTTATCTCCATCCTCCCCTGCTTTAGCTCCGTCCTCCCCTGCTTTAGCTCCGTCCTCCCCTGCTTTAACCTCATCCTCCCCTGCTTTATCTCTGTCCTTCTCTGCTTTAACCTCGTCCTCCTCTGCTTTAGCTCCGTCCTCCCTTACTTTAGCTCCGTCCTCCCCTGCTTTATCTCCATCCTCCTCTGCTTTAGCTCTGTCCTCCTCTGCTTTAGCTCCGCCCTCCTCTGCTTTATCTCCATCCTCCCCTGCTTTAGCTCCGTCCTCCTCTGCTCTAGCTCCGTCCTCCTCTGCTTTATCTCCGTCCTCCCTTGCTTTAGCTCTGTCCTCCCCTGCTttatccccatcctcctctgCTTTATCTCCATCCTCCTCTGCTTTAGCTCCGTCCTTCTCTGTTTTAGCTCCGTCCTCCCCTGCTTTAGCTCCGTCCTCCCCTGCTTTAGCTCCGTCCTCCCCTGCTTTAGCTCCGTCCTCCTCTGCTTTATCTCCATCCTCCTCTGCTTTAGCTCCGTCCTCCTCTGCTTTATCTCCGTCCTCCTCTGCTTTAGCTCCGTCCTCCTCTGCTTTACCTCCGTCCTCCCCTGCTTTAGCTCCGTCCTCCCCTGCTTTATCTCCGTCCTCCCTTGCTTTAGCTCCGTCCTCCCCTGCTTTATCTCCATCCTCCTCTGCTTTAGCTCCGTCCTCCTCTGCTTTAGCTCCGTCCTTCTCTGTTTTAGCTCCGTCCTCCCCTGCTTTAGCTCCGTCCTCCCCTGCTTTAGCTCCGTCCTCCCCTGCTTTAGCTCCGTCCTCCTCTGCTTTATCTCCATCCTCCTCTGCTTTATCTCCGTCCTCCCCTGCTTTAGCTCTGTCCTCCCCTGCTTTATATCCGTCCTCCCCTGCTTTAGCTCCGTCCTCCCCTGCTTTAGCTCCGTCCTCCTCTGCTTTAGCTCCGTCCTCCCTTGCTTTAGCTCCGTCCTCCTCTGCTTTAGCTCCGTTCTCCTCTGCTTTAGCTCCGTCCTCCCTTACTTTAGCTCCGTCCTCCCCTGCTTTATCTCCATCCTCCTCTGCTTTAGCTTCGTCCTCCTCTGCTTTAGCTCCGTCCTCCCTTACTTTAGCTCCGTCCTCCCCTGCTTTATCTCCATCCTCCTCTGCTTTAGCTCTGTCCTCCTCTGCTTTAGCTCCGTCCTTCTCTGTTTTAGCTCCGTCCTCCCCTGCTTTAGCTCCGTCCTCCCCTGCTTTAGCTCCGTCCTCCCCTGCTTTAGCTCCGTCCTCCCCTGCTTTAGCTCCGTCCTCCTCTGCTTTATCTCCATCCTCCTCTGCTTTATCTCCGTCCTCCCCTGCTTTAGCTCTGTCCTCCCCTGCTTTATATCCGTCCTCCCCTGCTTTAGCTCCGTCCTCCCCTGCTTTAGCTCCGTCCTCCTCTGCTTTAGCCCTGTCCTCCCCTGCTTTAGCTCCGTCCTCCTCTGCTTTAGCTCCGTTCTCCTCTGCTTTAGCTCCGTCCTCCTCTGCTTTAGCTCCGTCCTCCCTTACTTTAGCTCCGTCCTCCCCTGCTTTATCTCCATCCTCCTCTGATTTAGCTCTGTCCTCCTCTGCTTTAGCTCCGTCCTTCTCTGTTTTAGCTCCGTCCTCCCCTGCTTTAGCTCCGTCCTCCCCTGCTTTAGCTCCGTCCTCCCCTGCTTTAGCTCCGTCCTCCCCTGCTTTAGCTCCGTCCTCCTCTGCTTTATCTCCATCCTCCTCTGCTTTATCTCCGTCCTCCCCTGCTTTAGCTCTGTCCTCCCCTGCTTTATATCCGTCCTCCCCTGCTTTAGCTCCGTCCTCCCCTGCTTTAGCTCCGTCCTCCTCTGCTTTAGCTCCGTCCTCCCTTGCTTTAGCTCCGTCCTCCTCTGCTTTAGCTCCGTTCTCCTCTGCTTTAGCTCCGTCCTCCCCTGCTTTAGCTCCGTCCTCCTCTGCTTTAGCTCCGTCCTCACCTGCTTTATCTCCGTCCTCCTCTGCTTTAGCTCCGTCCTCCTCTGCTTTAGCTTCGTCCTCCTCTGCTTTATCTCCATCCTCCTCTGCTTTATCTCCATCCTCCTCTGCTTTAGCTCCGTCCTCCTCTGCTTTATCTCCATCCTCCTCTGCTTTAGCTCCGTCATCCCCACCTTTTCCTCCACCAATAATTCTAGGTGAGGTATCAGCTCCTGTGCTGTGCTGCTCATCCTTAGAGATCTGGTCATTGGGGGGTTCAGGTAATATGGGGCGCTCGTCTGTGGCAGAGGCTGAGTTATTATCGGTGACATCCTCTAGGACAGTATCCTGGGTAGAGGGATCCGGTCCATCCCTCTCTGGTAAATGCGTGGACGTCGTAATCATGTTCTCATGTTCTGCACGTGGATCATCAAGTACTGGTTCAGCTGAGAAATACAAAGACCACATGATCAATGAGCACCCCAAGAGttactatcctgtaccccaagtgtcagtgtcattatcctgtaccccaagtgtcagtgtcattatcctgtaccccaagtgttagtgtcattatcctgtaccccaagtgtcagtgtcattatcctgtaccccaagtgtcagcgtcatcaacctgtaccccaagtgtcagtgtcattatcctgtaccccaagtgtcagtgtcattatcctgtaccccaagtgtcagtgtcattaccctgtaccccaagtgtcagcgtcattgtcctgtaccccaagtgtcagcgtcattatcctgtaccccaagtgtcagcgtcatcatcctgtaccccaagtgtcagtgtcattctcctgtaccccgagtgtcagcgtcattatcctgtaccccgagtgtcagcgtcattatcctgtaccccaagtgtcagtgtcattatcctgtaccccaagtgtcagtgtcattatcctgtaccccgagtgtcagtgtcattatcctgtaccccaagtgtcagtgtcattatcctgtaccccgagtgtcagcgtcattatcctgtaccccaagtgtcagcgtcattatcctgtaccccaagtgtcagtgtcattatcctgtaccccaagtgtcagtgtcattatcctgtaccccaagtgtcagtgtcattatcctgtaccccaagtgtcagtgtcattatcctgtaccccgagtgttaatgtgtcattatcctgtaccccgagtgtcagcgtcattatcctgtaccccaagtgtcagcgtcatcatcctgtaccccaagtgtcagtgtcattctcctgtaccccgagtgtcagcgtcattatcctgtaccccgagtgtcagcgtcattatcctgtaccccaagtgtcagtgtcattatcctgtaccccaagtgtcagtgtcattatcctgtaccccaagtgtcagtgtcattatcctgtaccccaagtgtcagtgtcattatcctgtaccccgagtgtcagcgtcattatcctgtaccccaagtgtcagcgtcattatcctgtaccccaagtgtcagtgtcattatcctgtaccccaagtgtcagtgtcattatcctgtaccccaagtgtcagtgtcattatcctgtaccccaagtgtcagtgtcattatcctgtaccccgagtgttaatgtgtcattatcctgtaccccaagtgtcagtgtcattatcctgtaccccaagtgtcagtgtcattatcctgtaccccaagtgtcagtgtcattatcctgtaccccaagtgtcagcgtcattatcctgtaccccaagtgtcagtgtccttatcctgtaccccgagtgtcagtgtcctgTGCCCAGTCTGGGAATAACTATATAAGCAGTTTCCTGCAGGGCGGGGAGGTGCGGGCACACGTGTCTCCTGTGAATGGCGTATCTCATCCTGATGTCTTTGTTCCCTGCATATTTTGGTGATATTTCTTCACGCTGATATTCGGTATAATACTCACCGCTCGTCCCCTGGTCACCCGCCGTCGGTCCTGTGTTCTCGTCATTTACGGCTCGCTCTGATCGCTCGCTCTCCAGACCTGTCCGTCCCTCCTGGTCTTCAGCGGCGTCCATATCTAAGTACGGAGAGAGTAAGATGGCTGCTGTACTGGCTACACGTTTcaggaataaggcctctttcacacttgcgttgtccggatccggcgtgtactccacttgccggaattacacgccggatccggaaaaacgcaagtgtactgaaagcatttgaagacgtcttccaaatgcgttcagtgttactatggcacccaggacgctattaaagtcctggttgccatagtaggagcgggggagcggtatacttacagtccgtgcggctcccggggcgctccagaatgacgtcagagcgccccatgcgcatggatgacgtgatccatgtgatcacatgatccatgcgcttggggcgccctgacgtcactctgaagcgcccggggagccgcacggacggtaagtacactgctcccccgctccccactacacttaccatggctgtcaggactttagcgtcccggcagccatggtaaccactctgaaaaagctaaatgtcggctccggcaatgcgccgaaacgacgtttagcttaaggccggatccggatcaatgcctttcaatgggcattaattccggatccggccttgcggcaagtgttccggatttttggccggagcaaaaagcgcagcatgctgcggtattttctccggccaaaaaacgttccgtaccggaactgaagacatcctgatgcatcctgaacggatttctctccattcagaatgcattaggataaaactgatcaggattcttccggcatagagccccgacgacggaactctatgccggaagacaagaacgcaagtgtgaaagagccctaagctacttgagaaaccttggcacggtgctcgggctcagccaggtcctcacgtaggacatgttggctaatctctcaattttaacaccagtttgaggcttagtaagaccgcagagtgcgccGGTCtgttattgttatattatttttactgtttatcacatccacacatttgctatcctgtgtaggatgtccattgtggtacttgtggtccgctgcgggcatcctccattgtatgcatatttgctggggatcgccgttagcagcggaccaccagtgcaggatctgccccccggtatagatgcaccactgcacatGGGGttcagcacttcctgctttttattaCCGCCCCAACCTGTAGCTAATAAGTTCCCCTTCCTCACATCATGCAGACGAAGGTCTAAATGAAGGGGATACATTCCCGAAACGCGTAAACCATAAATGATTTAATGGAGCGATCATCTGCAGCTGTAACAAAAAAACGGTGCGGGTTTTTAATAACCGTTGATGTCCATTCATGACGGGTAAAGCCGCAGTGCGTGCGTCCATAACTTCACTACGTCCGCCATTTCAAGGTCGCCACCAGAAGCTGCGTTCCGTTACATGGCGAGTTTTATGGGGAAATAATGACTTACTGGACATGAAAACCGCGTCACAATCAGTAGTATCGGACCGGACAAGGAGCAGCTAAAAACAACATACATGTTACATACATGGAGCTGGAGTGCAGCTTCTGCCCACTTTACCTGGCCCCTCTGCGTCCTCAGTGTCCGCCATCTTTGTTGCCACGGTTGCTAGGATATCAGGCACCCGGCGTCTCCTAATCACCTTGGCAATACTACCACGTGACCGAGAGAGGCGCAGGCCGCCTAACCACGCCCCTAAGCATTCCTAATATCGGACGGCTGATTAATCAGGGGGCGGGGCGGTCCTAGAAGTATACTTACAGGCATTTGCCGCTAGAGGTCACTGTGGAAATACCGCGCGGCTAGAATATCCGCTCAACACTACATTTCCCGGCATTCGTAGCGAGTGGCCTGCGGTTCCCAGCATTCCCGGCTGCGCCTGCGCAGTAGAGCTGTGTCCTGGTTGTCTTGTGTAACACGTGAGTAGCAGAGCTCCCGGGATACGCATTATTATATGTGCTGTTATtatatgggggagggggagggggcggGTGATACACTGCGGGGGTAGTCACCGACATTGAGAGGGGGGAGTTATAACCATATATATAGAGCCAACtgtcaattaaccccttagtgacctcctggttagggagtctgtcatcaaagtttcacctttttaacccttccaatagctttctagcagccttacagttaatgaaaacgttacctttatgagcaatcctggacttataaaaccggcaaaaaaccgcAAGTGCCCGGGggtggcgttaccctcgtaggtgcccagctagctcagccttatcgtcgcttccccccgctgaccgcccatctacttaattcttgtttcgccgagatcccgcgcctgcgcactcagtccgttagccggcgcatgcgcattaattactgtgatgccgtaccaggaatgggcatcgcagtgcgcatacgccggccgacggactgagtgcgcaggcgcgggatctcggcgaaacaagaagtaagtagatgggcggtcagagggaagcgacgataaggctgcgctagctgggcacctacgagggtgacgccgcccctgggcacttgccagCCCTCATTTGCATCTGCTACTAAGTTGAGGACACGAGACacaatattagggctcatgcacacaaacgtttttttgcgttcagtatgcgttacttatacggaaccattcattttaatgggtccgcccaaaaaaaaaacggaagacatacggc
Encoded proteins:
- the LOC120993154 gene encoding uncharacterized protein DDB_G0290685-like, with protein sequence MPECLGAWLGGLRLSRSRGSIAKVIRRRRVPDILATVATKMADTEDAEGPDMDAAEDQEGRTGLESERSERAVNDENTGPTAGDQGTSAEPVLDDPRAEHENMITTSTHLPERDGPDPSTQDTVLEDVTDNNSASATDERPILPEPPNDQISKDEQHSTGADTSPRIIGGGKGGDDGAKAEEDGDKAEEDGAKAEEDGDKAEEDGDKAEEDEAKAEEDGAKAEEDGDKAGEDGAKAEEDGAKAGEDGAKAEENGAKAEEDGAKAREDGAKAEEDGAKAGEDGAKAGEDGYKAGEDRAKAGEDGDKAEEDGDKAEEDGAKAGEDGAKAGEDGAKAGEDGAKAGEDGAKTEKDGAKAEEDRAKSEEDGDKAGEDGAKVREDGAKAEEDGAKAEENGAKAEEDGAKAGEDRAKAEEDGAKAGEDGAKAGEDGYKAGEDRAKAGEDGDKAEEDGDKAEEDGAKAGEDGAKAGEDGAKAGEDGAKAGEDGAKTEKDGAKAEEDRAKAEEDGDKAGEDGAKVREDGAKAEEDEAKAEEDGDKAGEDGAKVREDGAKAEENGAKAEEDGAKAREDGAKAEEDGAKAGEDGAKAGEDGYKAGEDRAKAGEDGDKAEEDGDKAEEDGAKAGEDGAKAGEDGAKAGEDGAKTEKDGAKAEEDGAKAEEDGDKAGEDGAKAREDGDKAGEDGAKAGEDGGKAEEDGAKAEEDGDKAEEDGAKAEEDGDKAEEDGAKAGEDGAKAGEDGAKAGEDGAKTEKDGAKAEEDGDKAEEDGDKAGEDRAKAREDGDKAEEDGARAEEDGAKAGEDGDKAEEGGAKAEEDRAKAEEDGDKAGEDGAKVREDGAKAEEDEVKAEKDRDKAGEDEVKAGEDGAKAGEDGAKAGEDGDKAGEDEVKAEEDGDKAGEDEWRME